A single genomic interval of Vulpes vulpes isolate BD-2025 chromosome 3, VulVul3, whole genome shotgun sequence harbors:
- the DNASE2B gene encoding deoxyribonuclease-2-beta isoform X2 → MPQLCAAGSTSSEIPGQYLTSLQSARGQKFIHFAKSDSFLDDIFVAWMAQHLKTHLLTETWQRKGQELPSNCSLPYHVYNVKAIKISGQSYFSSYQDHAKWCVSQKRTKNRWTCIGDLNRSPYQAFRSGGFICTQNQRIYHAFQGLVLYYENCN, encoded by the exons ATGCCACAGCTGTGCGCTGCTGGGTCCACCTCATCAGAGATCCCTGGCCAGTACCTCACCTCACTCCAGTCAGCCCGGGGCCAAAAATTCATCCATTTTGCAAAGTCTGATTCTTTCCTTGACG ACATCTTTgtagcctggatggctcaacatTTGAAGACGCACTTGCTAACAGAAACCTGGCAGCGAAAAGGACAAGAGCTTCCTTCAAACTGCTCCCTTCCTTACCATGTCTACAATGTCAAAGCAATTAAGATATCTGGACAGTCCTATTTTAGTTCTTACCAGGATCATGCCAAATGGTGTGTGTCCCAAAAGAGGACCAAAAATCGTTGGACCTGTATTGGAGACCTAAATCGGAGCCCGTACCAAGCTTTCAGAAGTGGAGGATTCATTTGTACCCAGAATCAGCGTATTTACCATGCATTTCAAGGACTGGTTTTGTATTATGAAAACTGCAACTGA
- the DNASE2B gene encoding deoxyribonuclease-2-beta isoform X1 gives MTARLLRTALALLFFGLFGVLEARTISCRNEEGEAVDWFVFYKLPKRQDKESRQTGLEYLYLDSTTRSWRRSKQLVNTTKSALGRTLQQLYEACASKNNNTAYLLYNDGVPASVTYSRKYGHTKGLLLWNRVQGFWLIHSIPRFPPTPEEGYDYPPTGRRHGQTGICITFKYNQYEAIDSQLLVCNPNIYSCSIPTIFHQELVYMPQLCAAGSTSSEIPGQYLTSLQSARGQKFIHFAKSDSFLDDIFVAWMAQHLKTHLLTETWQRKGQELPSNCSLPYHVYNVKAIKISGQSYFSSYQDHAKWCVSQKRTKNRWTCIGDLNRSPYQAFRSGGFICTQNQRIYHAFQGLVLYYENCN, from the exons atgacagcaagACTTCTGAGAACAGCCCTCGCTTTGCTCTTCTTTGGCCTCTTTGGGGTCCTGGAGGCAAGAACAATATCGTGCAGGAATGAAGAAGGCGAAGCTGTGGATTG GTTTGTTTTTTATAAGTTACCTAAGCGGCAAGACAAGGAAAGCAGACAGACTGGGTTAGAGTACCTATACCTCGACTCTACTACCAGAAGCTGGAGGAGGAGTAAGCAACTCGTGAATACCACGAAGAGTGCGTTGGGAAGGACATTACAACAGCTATATGAAGCCTGTGCCTCCAAG AATAACAACACAGCCTACCTACTATACAATGATGGGGTCCCTGCATCTGTGACTTACAGCAGAAAGTATGGACACACTAAAG GCTTACTGCTGTGGAACAGAGTCCAGGGATTCTGGCTGATTCATTCCATTCCCCGGTTTCCTCCAACTCCTGAAGAAGGCTATGATTATCCACCCACAGGAAGAAGACACGGACAAACTGGCATCTGCATAACTTTTAAGTACAACCAGTATGAAGCAATAG ATTCTCAGCTCTTGGTCTGTAACCCAAACATTTATAGCTGTTCCATCCCAACCATCTTTCACCAGGAGCTCGTCTACATGCCACAGCTGTGCGCTGCTGGGTCCACCTCATCAGAGATCCCTGGCCAGTACCTCACCTCACTCCAGTCAGCCCGGGGCCAAAAATTCATCCATTTTGCAAAGTCTGATTCTTTCCTTGACG ACATCTTTgtagcctggatggctcaacatTTGAAGACGCACTTGCTAACAGAAACCTGGCAGCGAAAAGGACAAGAGCTTCCTTCAAACTGCTCCCTTCCTTACCATGTCTACAATGTCAAAGCAATTAAGATATCTGGACAGTCCTATTTTAGTTCTTACCAGGATCATGCCAAATGGTGTGTGTCCCAAAAGAGGACCAAAAATCGTTGGACCTGTATTGGAGACCTAAATCGGAGCCCGTACCAAGCTTTCAGAAGTGGAGGATTCATTTGTACCCAGAATCAGCGTATTTACCATGCATTTCAAGGACTGGTTTTGTATTATGAAAACTGCAACTGA